One window from the genome of Methylomarinovum caldicuralii encodes:
- a CDS encoding cytochrome c3 family protein → MLLLAAGAAAKGRDVSLAQNQVLLTERHEGWGKARCQACHVLSLIHKNAPHIRGIVRDKGFDTCTGCHGDNGTGARRPCLVCHNDRDLPLSPLQTGTHTHDFDRFEDRPLTDQDCLVCHQAADMDGVWERNVDLTRIPDATGLADPYRHESEFCLRCHNRDHQQPGFALRGLDYRDPLIAIEDDWRHIDTHGYPKGSGQRTYAGLRSPYQYPEVLACTECHAMHGTDNPKLIIDDSRKGAFLLPFRDAGIPVRVFSDIGDYSQLCVLCHQMETPVEDALIDTGNGLYGVHQVGTNCTLCHTHGRAAQVGL, encoded by the coding sequence ATGCTGCTATTGGCCGCGGGCGCGGCAGCCAAGGGACGGGATGTTTCCTTGGCGCAGAATCAGGTGCTTCTGACCGAGCGCCATGAAGGCTGGGGCAAAGCCCGCTGTCAGGCCTGCCACGTGCTGTCGCTGATCCACAAGAACGCGCCGCATATCCGTGGCATCGTGCGGGACAAGGGGTTTGACACCTGCACGGGTTGCCACGGTGACAACGGTACCGGCGCCAGGCGTCCCTGCCTGGTGTGTCACAACGACCGCGATCTGCCGCTGTCCCCGCTGCAGACCGGCACTCATACCCACGATTTCGATCGTTTTGAGGACCGCCCCCTGACCGATCAGGACTGTCTGGTCTGTCATCAGGCGGCCGACATGGACGGGGTGTGGGAACGGAACGTGGACCTGACACGGATTCCCGACGCCACCGGCCTGGCCGATCCCTACCGCCACGAATCCGAGTTCTGCCTGCGCTGCCACAACCGCGACCATCAACAGCCCGGTTTCGCGCTGCGCGGCCTCGATTACCGCGATCCCCTGATCGCCATCGAGGACGACTGGCGCCATATTGATACCCACGGCTACCCCAAGGGCAGCGGCCAGCGCACCTACGCCGGCCTGCGTTCTCCTTACCAGTATCCGGAGGTGCTCGCCTGCACCGAGTGTCACGCCATGCATGGCACCGACAATCCCAAGCTGATCATCGACGACAGCCGCAAGGGTGCCTTCCTGCTCCCATTCCGCGATGCCGGGATTCCGGTGCGGGTGTTCAGCGACATCGGCGATTATTCCCAGTTGTGCGTGTTGTGCCACCAGATGGAAACGCCGGTGGAAGACGCCCTGATCGATACCGGCAACGGCCTGTACGGCGTCCATCAGGTCGGCACCAATTGCACCTTGTGTCACACCCACGGGCGGGCGGCCCAGGTGGGATTATGA
- a CDS encoding 4Fe-4S binding protein has translation MRTLSIWRRWQAVPKMQKFRYGVIAASCIAFLGPLAFLPQLVGNEDLCGVLCMRRFYLYFPGMSFEDLWMHVSVAWIGVIAFFTIITVTFFFGRIWCSFLCPVGGFSELVSRALGERWKIDFRFLPQVPIRYGYLAAYMVLLPMAGVSACTLCNFVTVPRFVTALTGGAAGLAFIFSTIGLANLAMLLLLGFFSEKGRAYCQFMCPIGAIDALVNRLGAKLRMTYHIRVERSRCTGCNECAKACMCGAIKMVDRIATVDQTSCMSCHDCVDSCEWNAIEWTPGPRQKTPKRIKKGIQIFPEPQWEAFAPRSSVGTVDWSRLVNGLIITFLLSFIAVTSWSNWF, from the coding sequence ATGAGAACCTTGTCCATCTGGCGCCGTTGGCAGGCGGTGCCGAAAATGCAGAAATTCCGTTATGGCGTCATCGCCGCATCGTGCATCGCTTTCCTCGGGCCGCTGGCGTTTCTGCCGCAACTGGTAGGCAACGAGGACCTTTGCGGGGTGCTGTGCATGCGCCGCTTTTATCTCTATTTTCCCGGCATGAGCTTCGAGGATCTGTGGATGCACGTGTCGGTGGCCTGGATCGGGGTCATCGCCTTCTTCACCATCATTACCGTAACCTTTTTCTTCGGCCGTATCTGGTGTTCCTTCCTCTGCCCCGTGGGCGGCTTCAGCGAGCTGGTGAGCCGGGCCCTGGGGGAACGCTGGAAAATCGATTTCCGTTTCCTGCCGCAGGTGCCGATCCGCTACGGCTATCTGGCCGCCTATATGGTGCTGCTGCCCATGGCCGGGGTGAGTGCCTGCACCCTGTGCAACTTCGTCACCGTGCCCCGCTTCGTGACGGCGCTCACGGGAGGGGCCGCCGGTCTGGCCTTCATTTTTTCCACCATCGGGCTGGCGAATCTGGCCATGTTGCTGCTTTTGGGATTCTTTTCCGAGAAGGGACGGGCCTATTGCCAGTTCATGTGCCCCATCGGCGCCATCGACGCCCTGGTCAACCGCCTGGGCGCCAAATTGCGCATGACCTACCACATCCGGGTGGAGCGCAGCCGCTGCACCGGTTGCAACGAGTGCGCCAAGGCCTGCATGTGCGGGGCCATCAAGATGGTGGACCGCATCGCCACCGTGGACCAGACCTCCTGTATGTCCTGTCACGACTGCGTCGACAGTTGCGAATGGAACGCCATCGAATGGACGCCGGGACCGCGTCAGAAGACACCCAAGCGGATCAAGAAGGGGATTCAGATCTTCCCCGAACCCCAGTGGGAAGCCTTCGCCCCCCGCAGTTCCGTGGGAACGGTGGACTGGAGCCGCCTGGTCAATGGCCTGATCATCACCTTTTTGTTGTCTTTCATCGCTGTCACTTCATGGTCCAACTGGTTCTGA
- a CDS encoding assimilatory sulfite reductase (NADPH) flavoprotein subunit encodes MVQLVLILTALWAAGAAALERHADPDGCLTCHSLPGLEYFDDHGVRRTATILKEAYYGSLHGSVPCRDCHRKIRDYPHDPKNGYVDCSSSCHVEEPSEGKRFSHKDIVEEFKKSVHGMGKKAGWTKDFHGGNRLEEVETQQNPSCRYCHYNEPYIPPHRLAQFMEAFNHVDTGCGSCHQGEVWRDQFGGHILRRLIGKHYSKNDANALCIRCHGDHEKMKAAKIRDLETGELKPSTPRFVFAVDSYAKFLHARLLEVGVEDGASCIDCHAPEGEGFRHGILSHRDPKASTHPDHLADTCGQSGCHGDYAKNPLNRGFLLTDMHDMAWVPRDRVQKAGFDLEVVKDSPWWTVVWVLGPLAALFLVGQALWWLWENRDEAVPILGGWKFRTIMLEMPAPPAWWRRLLGTRDEEATLEPGGGDLDDHLVILYGSQTGNAEGVAENLFHLAERWQLPVRLIDMAELEPKELARFQYLFVITSTQGEGEPPLNAQNLHRYLKELAGKNHEKPLLPHLHYAVFGLGDSSYTYFCQCGKDFDAFLEKLGAQRVLPRVDADVDYEEPAAEWLAKVIETYRRLSGHEGVEPPPEEVPAETGYGKQRPYPAPVLTNHNLNGPGSAKETRHIEFSLEGSGLSYEPGDVLGVYPTNPPAYVEDLLRVLGWSGYEEVELAGERLSLREAFFSRLDITSLTRPLLEKYAEATGAELQPLLADAKSLEDYLWGRQLIDLVEDYPPKLDPQAFVALLRKLPPRLYSISSSPRMHPGQVHLTVGVVRYHSHSRDREGVCSNYLARRRPGETAPVFVQVNDHFRLPQDGGTDIIMVGPGTGIAPFRAFLEEREVSGASGRNWLFFGDQHQATDFLYAEEWEDKRKRGVLTRLSLAFSRDQERRIYVQHRMQEEAAELYAWLEGGAYFYVCGDASRMAKDVHRTLVEILMSQGGMSEEKAEAYLKMMEQEGRYQRDVY; translated from the coding sequence ATGGTCCAACTGGTTCTGATTCTCACCGCCCTGTGGGCCGCCGGCGCGGCGGCCCTGGAGCGCCACGCCGATCCGGACGGCTGCCTGACCTGTCACAGCCTGCCGGGATTGGAATATTTCGACGACCACGGGGTGCGGCGCACCGCCACCATCTTAAAGGAGGCCTATTACGGCTCCCTGCACGGCAGCGTTCCTTGCCGCGATTGTCATCGCAAGATCCGCGACTATCCCCACGATCCCAAAAACGGTTATGTGGACTGCTCGTCCAGTTGCCACGTGGAGGAACCCTCGGAGGGCAAGCGCTTCAGCCACAAGGACATCGTGGAGGAATTCAAAAAATCGGTCCACGGCATGGGCAAGAAGGCGGGGTGGACCAAAGACTTTCACGGCGGCAACCGCCTCGAGGAGGTGGAGACCCAGCAGAATCCCTCCTGCCGCTATTGCCATTACAACGAGCCCTACATCCCCCCCCACCGCCTGGCCCAGTTCATGGAGGCGTTCAACCATGTGGACACGGGATGCGGCAGCTGCCATCAGGGGGAGGTTTGGCGAGATCAGTTCGGCGGCCACATCCTGCGCCGCCTGATCGGCAAACATTATTCCAAGAACGACGCCAACGCCTTGTGCATCCGCTGCCACGGCGACCACGAGAAGATGAAGGCGGCGAAGATCCGCGATCTGGAAACCGGTGAGCTGAAACCGTCCACACCGCGTTTCGTCTTCGCCGTGGACAGCTATGCCAAGTTCCTTCACGCCCGCCTGCTGGAGGTGGGGGTGGAGGACGGTGCGTCCTGTATCGACTGCCATGCGCCGGAAGGCGAGGGTTTCCGCCACGGCATCCTGTCTCACCGCGATCCCAAGGCCAGCACCCATCCCGATCATCTGGCCGATACCTGCGGCCAGTCCGGCTGTCACGGCGACTACGCCAAAAATCCCTTGAACCGCGGTTTTCTGCTCACCGACATGCACGATATGGCCTGGGTACCGCGGGACCGGGTCCAGAAGGCCGGCTTCGACCTTGAAGTGGTGAAGGATTCTCCCTGGTGGACCGTGGTCTGGGTCCTGGGGCCCCTGGCGGCGCTGTTCCTGGTGGGCCAGGCGCTTTGGTGGCTGTGGGAGAACCGCGACGAGGCGGTGCCGATCCTGGGGGGGTGGAAGTTCCGCACCATCATGCTGGAGATGCCCGCACCGCCCGCCTGGTGGCGGCGTTTGTTGGGCACCCGAGACGAGGAAGCGACATTGGAACCCGGGGGCGGAGACCTGGACGATCATCTGGTCATCCTCTACGGCTCCCAGACCGGCAACGCCGAAGGGGTGGCGGAGAACCTGTTCCATTTGGCCGAGCGCTGGCAGCTGCCGGTCCGGCTCATCGACATGGCCGAACTGGAGCCGAAGGAATTGGCGCGGTTCCAGTATTTGTTCGTTATCACCAGCACCCAGGGAGAAGGAGAACCGCCTCTCAACGCCCAGAACCTGCACCGTTACCTGAAGGAGCTGGCTGGAAAAAACCACGAAAAGCCGTTGTTGCCGCACCTGCACTATGCGGTCTTCGGTCTCGGCGACAGCAGCTACACCTATTTCTGCCAGTGCGGCAAGGACTTCGACGCCTTCCTGGAAAAGCTGGGGGCCCAGCGGGTACTGCCGCGGGTGGACGCCGACGTGGACTACGAGGAGCCTGCGGCCGAATGGCTGGCCAAGGTGATCGAGACCTACCGCAGGCTGAGCGGCCACGAAGGGGTTGAGCCGCCGCCGGAGGAAGTCCCGGCGGAAACCGGCTATGGCAAGCAGCGCCCCTATCCGGCGCCGGTACTGACCAACCACAACCTCAACGGCCCTGGTTCGGCCAAGGAAACCCGCCATATCGAATTCTCCCTGGAAGGCAGCGGGCTGAGCTACGAACCGGGGGACGTGCTGGGGGTGTATCCCACCAACCCGCCGGCCTATGTGGAGGACTTGCTCCGGGTGTTGGGGTGGAGCGGCTATGAGGAAGTGGAACTGGCGGGGGAGCGTCTAAGCCTGCGGGAGGCGTTTTTCAGCCGTCTGGACATCACCTCCCTGACCCGGCCGCTGCTGGAGAAATACGCCGAGGCCACCGGCGCCGAACTTCAGCCGCTGTTGGCTGACGCCAAGTCGCTGGAAGACTATCTCTGGGGGCGGCAGTTGATCGATCTGGTGGAGGACTATCCGCCGAAGCTGGATCCCCAGGCTTTCGTCGCTCTGCTGCGCAAACTGCCGCCGCGGCTGTATTCCATTTCCTCCAGTCCCCGCATGCATCCCGGCCAGGTTCATCTGACCGTGGGTGTAGTGCGTTACCACAGCCACAGCCGTGACCGCGAGGGGGTCTGTTCCAATTACCTGGCCCGGCGCCGGCCCGGGGAGACGGCGCCGGTGTTCGTCCAGGTCAACGACCATTTCCGTCTGCCCCAAGACGGCGGCACCGACATCATCATGGTGGGTCCGGGAACCGGCATCGCCCCGTTCCGCGCCTTCTTGGAGGAACGGGAAGTCAGCGGCGCTTCGGGACGCAACTGGCTGTTCTTCGGCGATCAGCACCAGGCCACCGATTTTCTCTACGCCGAGGAATGGGAAGACAAGCGCAAGCGAGGCGTGCTCACCAGGTTGTCGCTGGCGTTCTCCCGTGACCAGGAACGGCGCATCTACGTCCAGCACCGGATGCAGGAAGAGGCGGCCGAGCTGTACGCCTGGCTGGAAGGCGGCGCCTACTTCTACGTCTGCGGTGATGCCTCGCGGATGGCCAAGGACGTCCACCGTACCCTGGTGGAGATCCTCATGAGCCAGGGGGGGATGAGCGAGGAAAAGGCCGAGGCGTATCTGAAGATGATGGAACAGGAAGGCAGGTATCAGCGGGATGTCTATTAA
- a CDS encoding NHL repeat-containing protein, with amino-acid sequence MRTVLLLLLWLPLASSALAAPWPRVVGRQVIGDLPQPAAVAVSSREPAALDAEGRLWRWPAGGGGKPVVREYGFDRPLGLAPLDGGWLVADTGHGRLVWVGGDGAVKRRWPLTLPCPEAETPCAPKTPQPVSVAAVADELVWSDRNHLLCRIDRDTGALQSCVGGYGRMEGQFQYPFQIAVDEGGFLLVTDVLGGRVQMFDRKGRYFAQFGRFGIDPGELYRPNGIAFDPQHALAFVSDAYFGTITLFHHGEPLGRLEDASGRSVAFDTPSSLAYRDGKLYVAETGASRIVVLELAFDEREPAAVSGSNLSVSQKDCLLCHLEFAKEAPLEIRGPDELGQLPVARFRMCYSCHHGPVVDSRRIIRAGAQHPTLYDPELKRKKRPWPREDELPDVFPITEEHQLTCTSCHTPHTAKIEGTTLYPDHKNPWLRVPNPEGRLCERCHESKAKGARDPDDPHHGVNHPLGIRLRPPPHQGAPGYPGDPDLTHGLPDSLRKAGGMLGPDDALVCQSCHQIHGGVSDDLLLLDDSRAQLCRQCHKRQFSRSKKEARRKGVHPVNVKPEEKIVRDGKRVRFVTCGSCHPVHDGKPQTPMLLKPAESLCQDCHPRQHAKDKDDARRKGVHPVNVTLEEPVTIAGRRWKKVGCLTCHSVHRGRPNTPALVEDHHDGQLCRHCHADNSPVLGSDHDLRITAKDSHNRFDETPAQAGLCGSCHTLHRGKGRWPFLYAAKIVGHPQKPAQESDTSAFRRDQLCLNCHQDHPQAVAKDKVVKFFSHPHKDIVLRSDPDKMPLLDAREQDSETGAIGCTTCHDPHVWTPKHRQAKSPPLAANRKNLEGDPHSSFLRQLQPQKTFCLGCHGLEVREKYKYFHDDFVRGVVDYLQ; translated from the coding sequence ATGAGAACCGTTCTGCTGTTGCTCCTGTGGTTGCCTCTCGCCTCCTCGGCTCTGGCCGCGCCGTGGCCCCGGGTGGTCGGGCGGCAGGTGATAGGCGATCTGCCACAACCGGCGGCGGTGGCGGTTTCTTCCCGGGAGCCGGCGGCCCTGGATGCGGAAGGACGGCTGTGGCGCTGGCCCGCCGGGGGCGGTGGCAAGCCCGTGGTGCGGGAATACGGTTTCGACCGCCCCCTGGGGCTGGCGCCTTTGGACGGCGGCTGGCTGGTGGCCGACACCGGCCACGGACGTCTGGTCTGGGTGGGTGGTGACGGAGCGGTAAAGCGCCGGTGGCCGTTGACGCTGCCCTGCCCGGAGGCGGAAACTCCTTGTGCGCCCAAGACGCCCCAGCCGGTTTCGGTGGCGGCGGTCGCCGATGAACTGGTCTGGAGCGACCGCAATCATTTGTTATGCCGCATCGACCGGGACACCGGCGCGCTGCAAAGCTGTGTCGGCGGTTACGGGCGCATGGAAGGGCAATTCCAGTACCCCTTCCAGATCGCCGTCGATGAGGGCGGTTTTTTGCTGGTGACGGACGTGTTGGGCGGGCGGGTGCAGATGTTCGACCGCAAGGGGCGGTATTTCGCCCAGTTCGGCCGTTTCGGCATCGACCCGGGTGAACTGTACCGGCCCAACGGCATCGCCTTCGATCCCCAGCACGCACTGGCTTTCGTCAGCGATGCCTACTTTGGCACCATCACTCTCTTTCATCACGGCGAACCTTTGGGCCGGTTGGAGGACGCCAGCGGCCGATCCGTCGCCTTCGATACGCCCAGCAGCCTGGCTTATCGAGACGGGAAGCTCTATGTGGCCGAGACCGGCGCCAGCCGGATCGTGGTGCTCGAGCTGGCTTTCGATGAGCGGGAACCGGCTGCCGTCTCCGGTTCCAATCTCTCCGTCTCGCAAAAGGACTGCCTGCTGTGCCATCTGGAGTTCGCCAAAGAGGCGCCGTTGGAAATCCGAGGCCCCGACGAGCTGGGACAGCTGCCGGTGGCCCGGTTTCGGATGTGCTACAGCTGCCATCATGGCCCGGTGGTGGATTCGCGCCGGATCATCCGCGCCGGGGCCCAGCATCCGACCCTCTACGATCCCGAATTGAAGCGGAAGAAACGCCCCTGGCCGCGGGAGGACGAGCTGCCGGACGTGTTTCCGATCACTGAGGAACACCAGCTCACCTGCACCAGTTGCCATACGCCGCATACCGCCAAGATCGAAGGGACGACTCTGTATCCCGATCACAAAAATCCCTGGTTGCGGGTTCCCAATCCCGAAGGGCGGTTGTGCGAACGCTGCCACGAATCCAAGGCCAAGGGGGCGCGCGATCCCGACGATCCCCATCACGGTGTCAATCATCCCTTGGGAATCAGGTTGCGGCCACCGCCCCATCAGGGCGCGCCGGGATATCCGGGCGACCCGGATCTGACCCACGGCCTGCCCGACAGCTTGCGGAAGGCCGGCGGCATGCTGGGCCCGGACGATGCCCTGGTATGCCAGAGCTGCCATCAGATCCACGGCGGCGTCAGCGACGATCTGTTGTTGCTCGACGACAGCCGGGCCCAGCTCTGCCGCCAGTGCCATAAGCGCCAGTTTTCCCGCAGCAAGAAGGAGGCCCGACGCAAGGGCGTCCATCCTGTCAACGTCAAGCCGGAGGAAAAGATCGTCCGCGACGGCAAGCGGGTTCGTTTCGTCACCTGCGGCAGCTGTCACCCGGTCCACGACGGCAAGCCGCAAACGCCGATGCTGCTGAAGCCCGCCGAGTCCCTGTGCCAGGACTGCCATCCGCGCCAGCACGCCAAGGACAAGGACGACGCCCGCCGGAAGGGGGTGCATCCGGTTAATGTGACGTTGGAGGAACCGGTCACCATCGCCGGGCGGCGCTGGAAAAAAGTCGGTTGCCTGACCTGTCACTCGGTTCACCGCGGACGTCCCAACACCCCCGCGTTGGTGGAGGATCATCATGACGGCCAGTTGTGCCGCCACTGCCATGCGGACAACAGCCCGGTGCTGGGCAGCGACCACGATCTTCGCATTACGGCCAAAGACAGCCACAACCGTTTCGACGAGACCCCGGCCCAGGCCGGGTTGTGCGGCAGTTGCCACACTTTGCACCGGGGCAAGGGGCGGTGGCCTTTCCTGTATGCGGCTAAAATCGTCGGCCATCCGCAAAAACCTGCCCAGGAGAGCGATACCAGTGCATTCCGGCGCGATCAATTGTGCCTCAACTGCCATCAGGATCATCCCCAGGCGGTGGCCAAGGACAAGGTGGTGAAATTCTTCAGCCACCCCCACAAGGACATCGTGCTGCGTTCCGACCCCGACAAGATGCCGCTGCTCGATGCCAGGGAGCAGGACAGCGAAACCGGTGCCATCGGCTGCACCACCTGTCACGATCCTCACGTCTGGACCCCCAAGCACCGTCAGGCGAAATCTCCGCCGCTGGCGGCCAACCGCAAGAACCTGGAGGGCGACCCCCACTCCAGCTTCCTGCGCCAGCTGCAACCCCAGAAGACCTTCTGCCTGGGATGCCACGGCCTGGAAGTGCGGGAAAAGTACAAGTATTTTCACGATGATTTCGTCCGCGGGGTAGTCGATTATCTGCAATAA
- a CDS encoding matrixin family metalloprotease, producing MRAFCVLILYGFASTVCAYQFMGGRWPTPEATMHFDLVDTQGRDRAPSGMRWNDGFREAMERWNGSTGFTFHGDEGTALDPCRSDGQNGVGFREDNCGFVFGRTTLAITYTQTRAGLIEEADIVFNGTLDWDIYSGPLRRREDFVRVATHELGHVLGLDHEDSGVPAIMTSLVSDLEFPQKDDMDGVAVLYDVRNPQPEVCSPQIVIPLNQTVEGDFGISDCQRRFLADSPFDSDDSFVDLYRFQLPVAALVVVQLESDEVDSYLELYDREHQHLIAWDDDSGAGLNAMLYARLEPGEYLVQADTALPWVQTGGYRLQVRVNLDQPPAARLTDDWNIVIDAVEVNGGLLHGELLAYANPLDPAGLYWRLGNIAAGGAPERGGVVYFPGSRSVIFNPIIALGRRYDAVLQPYVNPADPTGWYWRLESAWPR from the coding sequence ATGAGAGCGTTTTGTGTGCTCATCCTGTATGGTTTTGCTTCGACGGTTTGCGCCTATCAGTTTATGGGGGGGCGCTGGCCGACGCCCGAGGCCACCATGCACTTCGATCTGGTGGATACCCAGGGACGGGATCGCGCCCCCAGCGGCATGCGCTGGAACGACGGCTTCCGGGAAGCCATGGAACGGTGGAATGGCAGCACCGGTTTCACGTTCCACGGCGATGAGGGAACTGCACTGGACCCATGCCGCAGCGACGGTCAAAACGGCGTCGGTTTCCGGGAGGACAATTGCGGCTTCGTCTTCGGCCGCACCACTCTGGCGATCACCTACACCCAGACCCGGGCGGGCCTGATCGAGGAAGCCGATATCGTCTTCAATGGCACCCTGGACTGGGACATCTATTCTGGTCCCCTGCGCCGCCGCGAGGATTTTGTCCGGGTCGCCACCCACGAGCTGGGGCATGTCCTGGGGCTCGATCATGAGGACAGCGGCGTCCCCGCGATCATGACCTCGCTGGTGAGTGATCTGGAATTCCCCCAGAAAGACGACATGGACGGGGTGGCCGTTTTGTATGACGTTCGTAATCCACAGCCGGAGGTATGCAGCCCACAGATTGTTATCCCTTTGAACCAGACCGTGGAAGGTGACTTCGGGATATCGGATTGTCAGCGGCGCTTTCTCGCCGACTCACCCTTCGACAGCGACGACAGCTTCGTGGATTTGTACCGTTTCCAGTTGCCGGTGGCGGCGCTGGTTGTGGTGCAGCTGGAGTCTGACGAAGTGGACTCTTATCTCGAACTGTACGACCGCGAACACCAGCATCTGATCGCCTGGGACGACGACAGCGGCGCAGGTCTCAATGCCATGCTGTACGCCCGCCTGGAACCGGGGGAATACCTGGTCCAGGCCGATACCGCCCTGCCTTGGGTACAAACCGGCGGCTACCGGTTGCAGGTGCGTGTGAATCTGGATCAGCCGCCGGCGGCGCGGCTGACAGACGATTGGAACATCGTCATTGATGCGGTGGAGGTCAACGGCGGGTTGCTTCACGGTGAGCTGTTGGCTTATGCCAATCCGCTCGATCCGGCCGGCCTTTACTGGCGGTTGGGAAACATCGCCGCCGGCGGTGCACCGGAGCGCGGCGGCGTGGTCTATTTCCCGGGGAGCAGAAGCGTGATCTTCAATCCCATCATCGCCTTAGGGCGGCGTTACGATGCCGTGCTGCAACCTTATGTCAATCCTGCAGATCCCACAGGATGGTACTGGCGGCTGGAGTCGGCGTGGCCGAGGTAG
- the ccmB gene encoding heme exporter protein CcmB — MLSSPLSAFWTLLKRDLILAFRHRGELLNPPLFFLMIVSLYPLGISPEPEILRGIAPGIIWIAALLSALFSLENLFKADFADGTLEQLALSPHPLPWLVTPKVLAHWLVSGLPMLLLAPVLALLLSLSQPATLALLATLALGTPLLSLIGAVGTALTVGLRRGGVLLTLLVLPLYIPVLIFATGAVGAAAAGLPISGQLYFLAALLVLASTLAPLAIAAAIRISLS; from the coding sequence ATGCTGAGCTCTCCGCTATCGGCCTTCTGGACCCTGCTCAAACGCGACCTGATCCTGGCCTTCCGCCACCGGGGCGAGCTGCTCAACCCGCCGCTGTTCTTCCTGATGATCGTCAGCCTCTATCCCTTGGGGATCAGTCCGGAACCGGAAATCCTGCGCGGCATCGCCCCCGGCATCATCTGGATCGCCGCCCTGCTGTCGGCGCTGTTCTCCCTGGAAAACCTGTTCAAGGCTGACTTCGCCGACGGCACCCTGGAACAACTGGCCCTCAGCCCCCATCCCCTGCCCTGGCTGGTCACCCCAAAGGTCCTGGCCCACTGGCTGGTCAGCGGCCTGCCGATGCTGCTGCTGGCCCCGGTGCTGGCGCTGCTGCTGTCCCTGTCCCAGCCTGCCACCCTGGCGCTGCTGGCCACCCTGGCCCTGGGCACCCCGCTGCTGAGCCTGATCGGCGCCGTCGGCACCGCCCTGACGGTCGGCTTGCGCCGTGGCGGTGTGCTGTTGACCCTGCTGGTGCTGCCCCTTTACATTCCGGTACTGATCTTCGCCACCGGCGCCGTCGGCGCCGCTGCTGCCGGCCTGCCGATCTCAGGGCAGCTATATTTCCTCGCCGCGCTGCTGGTACTGGCCTCGACCCTGGCACCGTTGGCCATCGCCGCCGCCATCCGCATCAGCCTGAGCTGA
- the rpsI gene encoding 30S ribosomal protein S9, whose protein sequence is MAQTQYHYGTGRRKSSVARVFLKPGSGQITVNQKPLDVYFGRKTDCMIVRQPLETVAMTEKFDIMITVKGGGPTGQAGAIRHGIARALVDYDETLRSSLRKAGHLTRDARKVERKKVGLHKARKRPQYSKR, encoded by the coding sequence ATGGCACAAACCCAATACCACTACGGCACCGGCCGTCGCAAGAGTTCCGTCGCCCGTGTCTTCCTGAAGCCGGGTTCCGGTCAGATCACCGTCAACCAGAAGCCGCTGGATGTCTATTTCGGCCGCAAGACCGACTGCATGATCGTGCGCCAGCCGCTGGAAACGGTTGCAATGACCGAAAAATTCGATATCATGATTACGGTCAAGGGTGGCGGCCCGACCGGGCAGGCCGGCGCGATCCGCCACGGCATCGCCCGAGCCCTGGTCGATTACGACGAAACCCTGCGTTCCTCGCTGCGCAAAGCCGGTCATCTGACCCGGGACGCCCGCAAGGTGGAGCGCAAGAAGGTGGGCCTGCACAAAGCCCGCAAACGGCCGCAGTACTCCAAGCGCTGA
- the rplM gene encoding 50S ribosomal protein L13, which produces MKTFSAKPHEVKRDWYVIDAEGKTLGRLAAEIARRLRGKHKPEYTPHVDTGDYIIVINAEKVKVTGRKEERKVYYHHSGYPGGIKSITLGKQRATHPERIIENAVRGMLPKNPLGRAMFRKLKVYAGSQHNHHAQQPKVLEL; this is translated from the coding sequence ATGAAGACCTTTAGCGCCAAACCCCACGAAGTGAAACGCGACTGGTACGTCATCGATGCCGAAGGGAAGACGTTGGGGCGTCTGGCCGCCGAGATCGCCCGCCGCCTGCGGGGCAAGCACAAACCCGAATATACGCCTCACGTGGACACCGGCGACTACATCATCGTCATCAACGCTGAGAAGGTGAAGGTGACCGGCCGCAAGGAAGAAAGGAAAGTCTACTACCATCACAGCGGCTATCCCGGCGGTATCAAATCGATCACCCTCGGCAAGCAGCGCGCCACCCATCCCGAACGCATCATCGAGAATGCGGTCCGCGGCATGCTGCCGAAGAATCCGCTCGGCCGGGCTATGTTCCGCAAGCTCAAGGTTTACGCCGGCTCGCAGCACAACCATCACGCCCAACAACCCAAAGTTCTGGAACTGTAA